A genome region from Cyprinus carpio isolate SPL01 chromosome B23, ASM1834038v1, whole genome shotgun sequence includes the following:
- the LOC122141873 gene encoding autotransporter adhesin BpaC-like isoform X23, whose translation MGLIKFTILVFLYHQLLWRDNLLNGHSNLVGASNSVPLGNDGSGSNATRTQDDGPGTNGTSTQDDGSVSDASMTQDDRSCSNTTSAQDDGSGSNGTSTQDDGPGSGSNATSTQDDGSGSNATATQDDGSGSGSNASTQDDGSGSNATTTQDDGSGSGSNATSTQDDGSGSNATTTQDDGSGSNATTTQDDGSSSNATTTQDDGSGSGSNTTSTQDDGSGSNGTSTQDDGSGSNGTSTQDDGSGSNATTTQDDGSGSNATTTQDDGSGSNATTTQDDGSGSNTTSTQDDGSGSNGTSTQDDGSGSNATSTQDDGSGSNATTTQDDGSGSNATTTQDDGSGSNATTTQDDGSGSNTTSTQDDGSGSNATTTQDDGSGSNATTTQDDGSGSNTTSTQDDGSGSNATTTQDDGSGSGSNATSTQDDGSGSNATTTQDDGSGSNATSTQDDGSGSNATTTQDDGSGSGSNATSTQDDGYGSNATTTQDDGSGSGSNATSTQDDGSGSNATTTQDDGCGSNATTTQDDGCGSVNT comes from the exons ATGGGTTTGATTAAATTTACTATTTTGGTGTTTCTTTATCACCAGTTGTTATGGCGAg ACAATCTGTTGAATGGACACAGTAACTTGGTTGGTGCATCTAATTCTGTACCCCTGGGAAATGATGGGTCCGGTTCTAATGCCACCCGGACTCAGGATGATGGGCCTGGTACTAATGGCACTTCAACTCAGGATGACGGGTCTGTTTCTGATGCCTCCATGACTCAGGATGACAGGTCTTGTTCTAACACCACTTCagctcaggatgatgggtccggttctAATGGCACttcaactcaggatgatgg GCCTGGTTCTGGTTCTAACGCCACttcaactcaggatgatgggtccggttctaatgccactgcgactcaggatgatgggtccggGTCTGGTTCTAATGCCtcaactcaggatgatgg gtccggttctaatgccaccacgactcaggatgatgggtccggttctGGTTCTAACGCCACttcaactcaggatgatgggtccggttctAATGCCACCACGACTCAG GATGACGGGTCCGGTTCTAATGCCACcacaactcaggatgatgggtccagttctaatgccaccacgactcaggatgatgggtccggttctGGTTCTAACACCACttcaactcaggatgatgggtccggttctAATGGCACttcaactcag GATGACGGGTCCGGTTCTAATGGCACttcaactcaggatgatgggtccggttctaatgccaccacgactcaggatgatgggtctggttctaatgccaccacgactcaggatgatgg gtccggttctaatgccaccacgactcaggatgatgggtccggttctAACACCACTTCAACTCAGGATGACGGGTCCGGTTCTAATGGCACttcaactcaggatgatgg gtccggttctaatgccacctcaactcaggatgatgggtccggttctAATGCCACCACGACTCAG gatgatgggtccggttctaatgccaccacgactcaggatgatgg GTCCGGTTCTAATGCCACcacgactcaggatgatgggtccggttctAACACCACTTCAACTCAGGATGACGGGTCCGGTTCTAATGCCACcacaactcaggatgatgg gtccggttctaatgccaccacgactcaggatgatgggtccggttctAACACCACttcaactcaggatgatgggtccggttctAATGCCACCACGACTCAGGATGACGGGTCTGGTTCTGGTTCTAATGCCACttcaactcaggatgatgggtccggttctaatgccaccacaactcaggatgatgggtccggttctaatgccacttcgactcaggatgatgggtctggTTCTAATGCCACCACGACTCAGGATGACGGGTCCGGTTCTGGTTCTAACGCCACttcaactcaggatgatgggtacggttctaatgccaccacgactcaggatgatgg gtccggttctGGTTCTAACGCCACttcaactcaggatgatgggtccggttctaatgccaccacgactcaggatgatgggtgTGGTTCTAAC GCCACcacgactcaggatgatgggtgTGGTTCTGTGAACACCTGA
- the LOC122141873 gene encoding protein FAM186A-like isoform X8 has product MGLIKFTILVFLYHQLLWRDNLLNGHSNLVGASNSVPLGNDGSGSNATRTQDDGPGTNGTSTQDDGSVSDASMTQDDRSCSNTTSAQDDGSGSNGTSTQDDGSGSNTTSTQDDGSGSNATTTQDDGSGNATSTQDDGPGSNATTTQDDGSGSNATTTQDDGPGSGSNATSAQDDGSGSGSNATSTQDDGSGSNATATQDDGSGSGSNASTQDDGSGSNATTTQDDGSGSGSNATSTQDDGSGSNATTTQDDGPVLMPPRLRMMGPVLVLTPLQLRMMGPVLMALQLRMTGPVLMALQLRMMGPVLMPPRLRMMGLVLMPPRLRMMGPVLMPPRLRMMGPVLTPLQLRMTGPVLMALQLRMMGPVLMPPQLRMMGPVLMPPRLRMMGPVLMPPRLRMMGPVLMPPRLRMMGPVLTPLQLRMTGPVLMPPQLRMMGPVLMPPRLRMMGPVLTPLQLRMMGPVLMPPRLRMTGLVLVLMPLQLRMMGPVLMPPQLRMMGPVLMPLRLRMMGLVLMPPRLRMTGPVLVLTPLQLRMMGTVLMPPRLRMMGPVLVLTPLQLRMMGPVLMPPRLRMMGVVLTPPRLRMMGVVL; this is encoded by the exons ATGGGTTTGATTAAATTTACTATTTTGGTGTTTCTTTATCACCAGTTGTTATGGCGAg ACAATCTGTTGAATGGACACAGTAACTTGGTTGGTGCATCTAATTCTGTACCCCTGGGAAATGATGGGTCCGGTTCTAATGCCACCCGGACTCAGGATGATGGGCCTGGTACTAATGGCACTTCAACTCAGGATGACGGGTCTGTTTCTGATGCCTCCATGACTCAGGATGACAGGTCTTGTTCTAACACCACTTCagctcaggatgatgggtccggttctAATGGCACttcaactcaggatgatgggtccggttctAACACCACttcaactcaggatgatgggtccggttctaatgccaccacgactcaggatgatgggtctggTAATGCCACttcaactcaggatgatgggcCTGGTTCTAATGCCACCACGACTCAGGATGACGGGTCCGGTTCTAATGCCACcacgactcaggatgatgggCCTGGTTCTGGTTCTAACGCCACTTCagctcaggatgatgggtccg GTTCTGGTTCTAACGCCACttcaactcaggatgatgg GTCCGGTTCTAATGCCACCgcgactcaggatgatgggtccggGTCTGGTTCTAATGCCTCAACTCAG gatgatgggtccggttctaatgccaccacgactcaggatgatgggtccggttctGGTTCTAACGCCACttcaactcaggatgatgggtccggttctAATGCCACCACGACTCAGGATGATGGTCCGG ttctaatgccaccacgactcaggatgatgggtccggttctGGTTCTAACACCACttcaactcaggatgatgggtccggttctAATGGCACttcaactcag GATGACGGGTCCGGTTCTAATGGCACttcaactcaggatgatgggtccggttctaatgccaccacgactcaggatgatgggtctggttctaatgccaccacgactcaggatgatgg gtccggttctaatgccaccacgactcaggatgatgggtccggttctAACACCACTTCAACTCAGGATGACGGGTCCGGTTCTAATGGCACttcaactcaggatgatgg gtccggttctaatgccacctcaactcaggatgatgggtccggttctAATGCCACCACGACTCAG gatgatgggtccggttctaatgccaccacgactcaggatgatgg GTCCGGTTCTAATGCCACcacgactcaggatgatgggtccggttctAACACCACTTCAACTCAGGATGACGGGTCCGGTTCTAATGCCACcacaactcaggatgatgg gtccggttctaatgccaccacgactcaggatgatgggtccggttctAACACCACttcaactcaggatgatgggtccggttctAATGCCACCACGACTCAGGATGACGGGTCTGGTTCTGGTTCTAATGCCACttcaactcaggatgatgggtccggttctaatgccaccacaactcaggatgatgggtccggttctaatgccacttcgactcaggatgatgggtctggTTCTAATGCCACCACGACTCAGGATGACGGGTCCGGTTCTGGTTCTAACGCCACttcaactcaggatgatgggtacggttctaatgccaccacgactcaggatgatgg gtccggttctGGTTCTAACGCCACttcaactcaggatgatgggtccggttctaatgccaccacgactcaggatgatgggtgTGGTTCTAAC GCCACcacgactcaggatgatgggtgTGGTTCTGTGA
- the LOC122141873 gene encoding autotransporter adhesin BpaC-like isoform X22, with amino-acid sequence MGLIKFTILVFLYHQLLWRDNLLNGHSNLVGASNSVPLGNDGSGSNATRTQDDGPGTNGTSTQDDGSVSDASMTQDDRSCSNTTSAQDDGSGSNGTSTQDDGSGSNTTSTQDDGSGSGSNATSTQDDGSGSNATATQDDGSGSGSNASTQDDGSGSNATTTQDDGSGSGSNATSTQDDGSGSNATTTQDDGSGSNATTTQDDGSSSNATTTQDDGSGSGSNTTSTQDDGSGSNGTSTQDDGSGSNGTSTQDDGSGSNATTTQDDGSGSNATTTQDDGSGSNATTTQDDGSGSNTTSTQDDGSGSNGTSTQDDGSGSNATSTQDDGSGSNATTTQDDGSGSNATTTQDDGSGSNATTTQDDGSGSNTTSTQDDGSGSNATTTQDDGSGSNATTTQDDGSGSNTTSTQDDGSGSNATTTQDDGSGSGSNATSTQDDGSGSNATTTQDDGSGSNATSTQDDGSGSNATTTQDDGSGSGSNATSTQDDGYGSNATTTQDDGSGSGSNATSTQDDGSGSNATTTQDDGCGSNATTTQDDGCGSVNT; translated from the exons ATGGGTTTGATTAAATTTACTATTTTGGTGTTTCTTTATCACCAGTTGTTATGGCGAg ACAATCTGTTGAATGGACACAGTAACTTGGTTGGTGCATCTAATTCTGTACCCCTGGGAAATGATGGGTCCGGTTCTAATGCCACCCGGACTCAGGATGATGGGCCTGGTACTAATGGCACTTCAACTCAGGATGACGGGTCTGTTTCTGATGCCTCCATGACTCAGGATGACAGGTCTTGTTCTAACACCACTTCagctcaggatgatgggtccggttctAATGGCACttcaactcaggatgatgggtccggttctAACACCACttcaactcaggatgatgggtccg GTTCTGGTTCTAACGCCACttcaactcaggatgatgggtccggttctaatgccactgcgactcaggatgatgggtccggGTCTGGTTCTAATGCCtcaactcaggatgatgg gtccggttctaatgccaccacgactcaggatgatgggtccggttctGGTTCTAACGCCACttcaactcaggatgatgggtccggttctAATGCCACCACGACTCAG GATGACGGGTCCGGTTCTAATGCCACcacaactcaggatgatgggtccagttctaatgccaccacgactcaggatgatgggtccggttctGGTTCTAACACCACttcaactcaggatgatgggtccggttctAATGGCACttcaactcag GATGACGGGTCCGGTTCTAATGGCACttcaactcaggatgatgggtccggttctaatgccaccacgactcaggatgatgggtctggttctaatgccaccacgactcaggatgatgg gtccggttctaatgccaccacgactcaggatgatgggtccggttctAACACCACTTCAACTCAGGATGACGGGTCCGGTTCTAATGGCACttcaactcaggatgatgg gtccggttctaatgccacctcaactcaggatgatgggtccggttctAATGCCACCACGACTCAG gatgatgggtccggttctaatgccaccacgactcaggatgatgg GTCCGGTTCTAATGCCACcacgactcaggatgatgggtccggttctAACACCACTTCAACTCAGGATGACGGGTCCGGTTCTAATGCCACcacaactcaggatgatgg gtccggttctaatgccaccacgactcaggatgatgggtccggttctAACACCACttcaactcaggatgatgggtccggttctAATGCCACCACGACTCAGGATGACGGGTCTGGTTCTGGTTCTAATGCCACttcaactcaggatgatgggtccggttctaatgccaccacaactcaggatgatgggtccggttctaatgccacttcgactcaggatgatgggtctggTTCTAATGCCACCACGACTCAGGATGACGGGTCCGGTTCTGGTTCTAACGCCACttcaactcaggatgatgggtacggttctaatgccaccacgactcaggatgatgg gtccggttctGGTTCTAACGCCACttcaactcaggatgatgggtccggttctaatgccaccacgactcaggatgatgggtgTGGTTCTAAC GCCACcacgactcaggatgatgggtgTGGTTCTGTGAACACCTGA
- the LOC122141873 gene encoding protein FAM186A-like isoform X1, which translates to MGLIKFTILVFLYHQLLWRDNLLNGHSNLVGASNSVPLGNDGSGSNATRTQDDGPGTNGTSTQDDGSVSDASMTQDDRSCSNTTSAQDDGSGSNGTSTQDDGSGSNTTSTQDDGSGSNATTTQDDGSGNATSTQDDGPGSNATTTQDDGSGSNATTTQDDGPGSGSNATSAQDDGSGSNGTSTQDDGSGSNATTTQDDGPGSGSNATSTQDDGSGSNATATQDDGSGSGSNASTQDDGSGSNATTTQDDGSGSGSNATSTQDDGSGSNATTTQDDGPVLMPPRLRMMGPVLVLTPLQLRMMGPVLMALQLRMTGPVLMALQLRMMGPVLMPPRLRMMGLVLMPPRLRMMGPVLMPPRLRMMGPVLTPLQLRMTGPVLMALQLRMMGPVLMPPQLRMMGPVLMPPRLRMMGPVLMPPRLRMMGPVLMPPRLRMMGPVLTPLQLRMTGPVLMPPQLRMMGPVLMPPRLRMMGPVLTPLQLRMMGPVLMPPRLRMTGLVLVLMPLQLRMMGPVLMPPQLRMMGPVLMPLRLRMMGLVLMPPRLRMTGPVLVLTPLQLRMMGTVLMPPRLRMMGPVLVLTPLQLRMMGPVLMPPRLRMMGVVLTPPRLRMMGVVL; encoded by the exons ATGGGTTTGATTAAATTTACTATTTTGGTGTTTCTTTATCACCAGTTGTTATGGCGAg ACAATCTGTTGAATGGACACAGTAACTTGGTTGGTGCATCTAATTCTGTACCCCTGGGAAATGATGGGTCCGGTTCTAATGCCACCCGGACTCAGGATGATGGGCCTGGTACTAATGGCACTTCAACTCAGGATGACGGGTCTGTTTCTGATGCCTCCATGACTCAGGATGACAGGTCTTGTTCTAACACCACTTCagctcaggatgatgggtccggttctAATGGCACttcaactcaggatgatgggtccggttctAACACCACttcaactcaggatgatgggtccggttctaatgccaccacgactcaggatgatgggtctggTAATGCCACttcaactcaggatgatgggcCTGGTTCTAATGCCACCACGACTCAGGATGACGGGTCCGGTTCTAATGCCACcacgactcaggatgatgggCCTGGTTCTGGTTCTAACGCCACTTCagctcaggatgatgg GTCCGGTTCTAATGGCACTTCGACTCAGGATGACGGGTCCGGTTCTAATGCCACcacgactcag GATGATGGGCCTGGTTCTGGTTCTAACGCCACttcaactcaggatgatgggtccggttctaatgccactgcgactcaggatgatgggtccggGTCTGGTTCTAATGCCtcaactcaggatgatgg gtccggttctaatgccaccacgactcaggatgatgggtccggttctGGTTCTAACGCCACttcaactcaggatgatgggtccggttctAATGCCACCACGACTCAGGATGATGGTCCGG ttctaatgccaccacgactcaggatgatgggtccggttctGGTTCTAACACCACttcaactcaggatgatgggtccggttctAATGGCACttcaactcag GATGACGGGTCCGGTTCTAATGGCACttcaactcaggatgatgggtccggttctaatgccaccacgactcaggatgatgggtctggttctaatgccaccacgactcaggatgatgg gtccggttctaatgccaccacgactcaggatgatgggtccggttctAACACCACTTCAACTCAGGATGACGGGTCCGGTTCTAATGGCACttcaactcaggatgatgg gtccggttctaatgccacctcaactcaggatgatgggtccggttctAATGCCACCACGACTCAG gatgatgggtccggttctaatgccaccacgactcaggatgatgg GTCCGGTTCTAATGCCACcacgactcaggatgatgggtccggttctAACACCACTTCAACTCAGGATGACGGGTCCGGTTCTAATGCCACcacaactcaggatgatgg gtccggttctaatgccaccacgactcaggatgatgggtccggttctAACACCACttcaactcaggatgatgggtccggttctAATGCCACCACGACTCAGGATGACGGGTCTGGTTCTGGTTCTAATGCCACttcaactcaggatgatgggtccggttctaatgccaccacaactcaggatgatgggtccggttctaatgccacttcgactcaggatgatgggtctggTTCTAATGCCACCACGACTCAGGATGACGGGTCCGGTTCTGGTTCTAACGCCACttcaactcaggatgatgggtacggttctaatgccaccacgactcaggatgatgg gtccggttctGGTTCTAACGCCACttcaactcaggatgatgggtccggttctaatgccaccacgactcaggatgatgggtgTGGTTCTAAC GCCACcacgactcaggatgatgggtgTGGTTCTGTGA
- the LOC122141873 gene encoding autotransporter adhesin BpaC-like isoform X20: MGLIKFTILVFLYHQLLWRDNLLNGHSNLVGASNSVPLGNDGSGSNATRTQDDGPGTNGTSTQDDGSVSDASMTQDDRSCSNTTSAQDDGSGSNGTSTQDDGSGSNTTSTQDDGSGSNATTTQDDGPGSGSNATSTQDDGSGSNATATQDDGSGSGSNASTQDDGSGSNATTTQDDGSGSGSNATSTQDDGSGSNATTTQDDGSGSNATTTQDDGSSSNATTTQDDGSGSGSNTTSTQDDGSGSNGTSTQDDGSGSNGTSTQDDGSGSNATTTQDDGSGSNATTTQDDGSGSNATTTQDDGSGSNTTSTQDDGSGSNGTSTQDDGSGSNATSTQDDGSGSNATTTQDDGSGSNATTTQDDGSGSNATTTQDDGSGSNTTSTQDDGSGSNATTTQDDGSGSNATTTQDDGSGSNTTSTQDDGSGSNATTTQDDGSGSGSNATSTQDDGSGSNATTTQDDGSGSNATSTQDDGSGSNATTTQDDGSGSGSNATSTQDDGYGSNATTTQDDGSGSGSNATSTQDDGSGSNATTTQDDGCGSNATTTQDDGCGSVNT; this comes from the exons ATGGGTTTGATTAAATTTACTATTTTGGTGTTTCTTTATCACCAGTTGTTATGGCGAg ACAATCTGTTGAATGGACACAGTAACTTGGTTGGTGCATCTAATTCTGTACCCCTGGGAAATGATGGGTCCGGTTCTAATGCCACCCGGACTCAGGATGATGGGCCTGGTACTAATGGCACTTCAACTCAGGATGACGGGTCTGTTTCTGATGCCTCCATGACTCAGGATGACAGGTCTTGTTCTAACACCACTTCagctcaggatgatgggtccggttctAATGGCACttcaactcaggatgatgggtccggttctAACACCACttcaactcaggatgatgggtccggttctaatgccaccacgactcaggatgatgg GCCTGGTTCTGGTTCTAACGCCACttcaactcaggatgatgggtccggttctaatgccactgcgactcaggatgatgggtccggGTCTGGTTCTAATGCCtcaactcaggatgatgg gtccggttctaatgccaccacgactcaggatgatgggtccggttctGGTTCTAACGCCACttcaactcaggatgatgggtccggttctAATGCCACCACGACTCAG GATGACGGGTCCGGTTCTAATGCCACcacaactcaggatgatgggtccagttctaatgccaccacgactcaggatgatgggtccggttctGGTTCTAACACCACttcaactcaggatgatgggtccggttctAATGGCACttcaactcag GATGACGGGTCCGGTTCTAATGGCACttcaactcaggatgatgggtccggttctaatgccaccacgactcaggatgatgggtctggttctaatgccaccacgactcaggatgatgg gtccggttctaatgccaccacgactcaggatgatgggtccggttctAACACCACTTCAACTCAGGATGACGGGTCCGGTTCTAATGGCACttcaactcaggatgatgg gtccggttctaatgccacctcaactcaggatgatgggtccggttctAATGCCACCACGACTCAG gatgatgggtccggttctaatgccaccacgactcaggatgatgg GTCCGGTTCTAATGCCACcacgactcaggatgatgggtccggttctAACACCACTTCAACTCAGGATGACGGGTCCGGTTCTAATGCCACcacaactcaggatgatgg gtccggttctaatgccaccacgactcaggatgatgggtccggttctAACACCACttcaactcaggatgatgggtccggttctAATGCCACCACGACTCAGGATGACGGGTCTGGTTCTGGTTCTAATGCCACttcaactcaggatgatgggtccggttctaatgccaccacaactcaggatgatgggtccggttctaatgccacttcgactcaggatgatgggtctggTTCTAATGCCACCACGACTCAGGATGACGGGTCCGGTTCTGGTTCTAACGCCACttcaactcaggatgatgggtacggttctaatgccaccacgactcaggatgatgg gtccggttctGGTTCTAACGCCACttcaactcaggatgatgggtccggttctaatgccaccacgactcaggatgatgggtgTGGTTCTAAC GCCACcacgactcaggatgatgggtgTGGTTCTGTGAACACCTGA
- the LOC122141873 gene encoding autotransporter adhesin BpaC-like isoform X6, whose protein sequence is MGLIKFTILVFLYHQLLWRDNLLNGHSNLVGASNSVPLGNDGSGSNATRTQDDGPGTNGTSTQDDGSVSDASMTQDDRSCSNTTSAQDDGSGSNGTSTQDDGSGSNTTSTQDDGSGSNATTTQDDGPGSNATTTQDDGSGSNATTTQDDGSGSNATTTQDDGPGSGSNATSTQDDGSGSNATATQDDGSGSGSNASTQDDGSGSNATTTQDDGSGSGSNATSTQDDGSGSNATTTQDDGSGSNATTTQDDGSSSNATTTQDDGSGSGSNTTSTQDDGSGSNGTSTQDDGSGSNGTSTQDDGSGSNATTTQDDGSGSNATTTQDDGSGSNATTTQDDGSGSNTTSTQDDGSGSNGTSTQDDGSGSNATSTQDDGSGSNATTTQDDGSGSNATTTQDDGSGSNATTTQDDGSGSNTTSTQDDGSGSNATTTQDDGSGSNATTTQDDGSGSNTTSTQDDGSGSNATTTQDDGSGSGSNATSTQDDGSGSNATTTQDDGSGSNATSTQDDGSGSNATTTQDDGSGSGSNATSTQDDGYGSNATTTQDDGSGSGSNATSTQDDGSGSNATTTQDDGCGSNATTTQDDGCGSVNT, encoded by the exons ATGGGTTTGATTAAATTTACTATTTTGGTGTTTCTTTATCACCAGTTGTTATGGCGAg ACAATCTGTTGAATGGACACAGTAACTTGGTTGGTGCATCTAATTCTGTACCCCTGGGAAATGATGGGTCCGGTTCTAATGCCACCCGGACTCAGGATGATGGGCCTGGTACTAATGGCACTTCAACTCAGGATGACGGGTCTGTTTCTGATGCCTCCATGACTCAGGATGACAGGTCTTGTTCTAACACCACTTCagctcaggatgatgggtccggttctAATGGCACttcaactcaggatgatgggtccggttctAACACCACttcaactcaggatgatgggtccggttctaatgccaccacgactcaggatgatgg gcCTGGTTCTAATGCCACCACGACTCAGGATGACGGGTCCGGTTCTAATGCCACcacgactcag GATGACGGGTCCGGTTCTAATGCCACcacgactcag GATGATGGGCCTGGTTCTGGTTCTAACGCCACttcaactcaggatgatgggtccggttctaatgccactgcgactcaggatgatgggtccggGTCTGGTTCTAATGCCtcaactcaggatgatgg gtccggttctaatgccaccacgactcaggatgatgggtccggttctGGTTCTAACGCCACttcaactcaggatgatgggtccggttctAATGCCACCACGACTCAG GATGACGGGTCCGGTTCTAATGCCACcacaactcaggatgatgggtccagttctaatgccaccacgactcaggatgatgggtccggttctGGTTCTAACACCACttcaactcaggatgatgggtccggttctAATGGCACttcaactcag GATGACGGGTCCGGTTCTAATGGCACttcaactcaggatgatgggtccggttctaatgccaccacgactcaggatgatgggtctggttctaatgccaccacgactcaggatgatgg gtccggttctaatgccaccacgactcaggatgatgggtccggttctAACACCACTTCAACTCAGGATGACGGGTCCGGTTCTAATGGCACttcaactcaggatgatgg gtccggttctaatgccacctcaactcaggatgatgggtccggttctAATGCCACCACGACTCAG gatgatgggtccggttctaatgccaccacgactcaggatgatgg GTCCGGTTCTAATGCCACcacgactcaggatgatgggtccggttctAACACCACTTCAACTCAGGATGACGGGTCCGGTTCTAATGCCACcacaactcaggatgatgg gtccggttctaatgccaccacgactcaggatgatgggtccggttctAACACCACttcaactcaggatgatgggtccggttctAATGCCACCACGACTCAGGATGACGGGTCTGGTTCTGGTTCTAATGCCACttcaactcaggatgatgggtccggttctaatgccaccacaactcaggatgatgggtccggttctaatgccacttcgactcaggatgatgggtctggTTCTAATGCCACCACGACTCAGGATGACGGGTCCGGTTCTGGTTCTAACGCCACttcaactcaggatgatgggtacggttctaatgccaccacgactcaggatgatgg gtccggttctGGTTCTAACGCCACttcaactcaggatgatgggtccggttctaatgccaccacgactcaggatgatgggtgTGGTTCTAAC GCCACcacgactcaggatgatgggtgTGGTTCTGTGAACACCTGA